A genome region from Prionailurus viverrinus isolate Anna chromosome A3, UM_Priviv_1.0, whole genome shotgun sequence includes the following:
- the LOC125162440 gene encoding cystatin-13-like, whose product MGRLCQSLLLLVATVALVSGSVHAWGRPKVVRKFQDIPETYVYVQQALWFAMKEFNKISKDKYSYKVVKVLKSQEQVTESLDYFLEVKIARTMCKKISGENENCLLQQDPQMQKMFYCTFIVATKPWKFEFTMLKKQCKEV is encoded by the exons ATGGGCAGACTCTGCCAGAGCCTGCTGCTCCTGGTGGCCACTGTGGCCCTTGTATCCGGAAGTGTTCATGCCTGGGGCAGGCCAAAAGTGGTGAGGAAATTCCAAGACATCCCTGAAACCTACGTCTATGTGCAACAAGCACTGTGGTTTGCCATGAAAGAATTTAATAAGATCAGCAAAGACAAGTACAGCTACAAGGTGGTGAAGGTCCTGAAATCCCAGGAGCAG GTCACAGAGAGTTTGGATTACTTTCTTGAAGTCAAAATTGCCCGAACAATGTGCAAGAAAATttcaggagaaaatgaaaactgctTATTACAACAGGACCCCCAAATGCAAAAG atgttttattgCACCTTTATTGTTGCAACCAAACCTTGGAAATTTGAGTTCACTATGCTGAAGAAACAATGCAAAGAGGTCTAA